A genomic segment from Anopheles maculipalpis chromosome X, idAnoMacuDA_375_x, whole genome shotgun sequence encodes:
- the LOC126567201 gene encoding neuroglian isoform X2: MWTTHHRTGHGAGGRRRCSTAQLLLAAAIVLMLNVLTVHSLIHSPPRIIKQPPPDEMLFQVAQQGESDKPFLIECEAEGEPTPKYRWIKNGKKFEWQTYDDRMSQQPGRGTLVITSPRDEDLGQYQCFAENEHGTATSNSVFVRKAELNSFKDGSPQTVQADEGKPFKLVCQPPDGWPKPNVYWMIQNMDGGIRSINNSRMTLDPEGNLWFSNVTRDDESNDFFYACAASSVFRSEYKIGNRVLLQVRQTGISAAQNRHAPQRQYVSRKNEVALKGKQIELFCIYGGTPLPETVWTKNGRAIIWNDKIQQDNYGKSLKIRRVSSEDAGAYTCEVSNGVGNADSYSINLAVNAIPYFTVEPESVNAAEGEFAEFKCEAAGNPKPNIMWIHNGKPIDVSYANARRIIRTNSIYISKLQKSDTGNYGCNATNSLGYVYKDVYLNVLALAPEITDPPKREFTVDQRNVTMTCRVFGAPKPEVKWLRNDRELTGGRYQTMSSGDLFIRDVKFDDAGEYKCYAFNTLGSKTASGELIVKERTVINDPPQDYEAEAGTTVTFRCNAIADSSLELTIEWLTKGEIIDFENQPRFIRTSDNSLMISKTIELDTGTYTCLARTDLDEVMANATLTVMDRPNPPTLTSVTCKGKVAKIEWVSNGDNRSPILNYIIEYNTSFTPDTYDVLSDEVPGTDFAWVVNTTPWNNYTYRVIAVNKIGRSLPSGHSEVCSTPTSVPYKNPDNLEGEGTTPNNLVIKWRPLAQVDHNAPGLQYRVYWRRDIPSGTWNSADVRDWRQSSYTVEGLPTFTRYRVKVVALNERGEANSGPWEIEAYTGEDTPLDAPTNFTLIQVTGPTTAILSWNPVDPSSLRGHFKGYKIQTWTEADGEENLREILVTADSKQALVTDFIPDATNYARILAYNGRYNGPASTTLSFDTPEGVPNTIQALEAFPLGSSAFLLRWKKPLQPNGKLTGYRIYYEEVKGTTVGPRMEREPHISDPAVLEAKLARLKPASKYRIHVVATTKAGEGQDLYIERATSSGLGMPPDVPNFYWENLPSDNGLANIKVVWQPSLGGKPGSHFYVKYRVKDESSWQTTDPELYENYLIVHGINPDHLYEFRVVSVDGEYQTESGTQEVDTYGIQSSVKVPGDNIATAGWFIGMMLAIAFLILVLIIICIVKRNRGGKYDVHDRELANGRNDYTEEGGFPEYSQPVLRDYSLDNKSQGRQSLNSQKVGPESDTDSMAEYGEGDTEGMNEDGSFIGQYGRKGGKNADSNSQAFATLV; the protein is encoded by the exons ATATCGCTGGATCAAGAACGGTAAAAAGTTCGAATGGCAAACGTACGACGACCGGATGTCGCAACAACCGGGGCGTGGTACGCTCGTCATTACGTCACCGCGCGACGAAGATCTTGGACAGTATCAATGTTTCGCCGAAAACGAGCACGGTACCGCAACGTCCAACTCGGTGTTTGTGCGCAAGGCTGAGCTGAACTCGTTCAAGGACGGTTCGCCCCAGACGGTCCAGGCGGACGAGGGTAAACCGTTCAAGCTCGTGTGCCAACCACCGGACGGTTGGCCAAAGCCGAACGTGTACTGGATGATCCAGAACATGGATGGCGGTATCCGGAGCATTAACAATTCTCGCATGACACTCGACCCGGAAGGTAATCTGTGGTTTTCGAACGTTACACGTGACGACGAGTCAAACGATTTCTTTTACGCGTGTGCCGCTTCGTCCGTGTTTCGAAGCGAGTACAAAATCGGTAACCGGGTGTTGCTGCAGGTACGCCAGACCGGTATTTCGGCGGCACAGAACCGGCACGCACCGCAGCGCCAGTACGTTTCGCGTAAGAACGAGGTCGCACTGAAGGGCAAACAGATCGAGCTGTTCTGTATCTACGGTGGTACACCGCTGCCCGAGACGGTGTGGACGAAGAATGGGCGCGCGATCATCTGGAACGACAAGATCCAGCAGGATAACTACGGCAAGTCACTCAAGATACGGCGTGTCTCGTCGGAGGACGCGGGTGCGTACACGTGCGAGGTATCGAACGGTGTCGGCAATGCGGACTCGTACTCGATCAATCTGGCGGTAAATGCGATACCGTACTTCACAGTCGAGCCGGAAAGTGTAAATGCGGCCGAGGGTGAATTTGCCGAATTTAAGTGCGAGGCAGCCGGTAATCCGAAGCCCAACATTATGTGGATCCACAATGGTAAGCCGATCGATGTGAGCTACGCTAATGCGCGCCGCATCATCCGTACGAACAGTATTTACATCAGCAAGCTGCAGAAGAGCGACACCGGTAACTACGGTTGTAACGCAACCAACTCGCTCGGCTACGTGTACAAGGATGTGTATCTGAACGTGTTGGCACTGGCACCTGAGATAACGGATCCGCCGAAGCGTGAGTTTACCGTCGACCAACGGAACGTGACGATGACGTGCCGAGTGTTCGGTGCCCCGAAACCGGAAGTCAAGTGGTTGAGAAACGATCGGGAACTAACGGGCGGACGGTACCAGACGATGTCCAGCGGTGATCTTTTCATACGGGACGTAAAGTTTGACGATGCGGGCGAGTACAAGTGTTACGCGTTCAATACGCTCGGCAGCAAGACGGCATCGGGCGAGCTGATCGTGAAGGAGCGCACGGTGATCAATGATCCGCCGCAGGATTACGAAGCGGAGGCTGGCACAACGGTCACATTCCGCTGTAACGCCATCGCCGACTCGTCGCTCGAGCTGACGATCGAGTGGCTTACGAAGGGTGAGAtaattgattttgaaaatcAACCACGCTTCATCCGAACTTCCGACAACTCGCTGATGATTTCGAAAACGATTGAGCTGGACACGGGTACCTACACCTGTTTGGCACGTACCGATCTGGATGAAGTGATGGCAAACGCAACGCTTACGGTAATGGACCGACCGAATCCACCCACCCTGACCAGTGTGACGTGTAAGGGTAAGGTGGCGAAAATCGAATGGGTATCAAATGGAGATAATCGTTCCCCTATCCTGAACTATATCATTGAGTACAACACGAGCTTCACACCCGACACGTACGATGTCCTGTCGGACGAGGTACCCGGTACGGACTTTGCCTGGGTAGTGAACACGACGCCTTGGAACAACTACACCTACCGGGTGATTGCGGTGAACAAGATCGGTCGCTCGCTACCATCCGGCCACAGTGAGGTGTGCAGCACGCCCACCAGCGTACCGTACAAGAATCCCGACAATCTCGAGGGCGAAGGTACGACGCCGAACAATCTCGTCATAAAATGGCGCCCGTTAGCGCAGGTGGATCATAATGCGCCTGGCTTACAGTATCGAGTGTACTGGCGTAGGGACATACCGAGCGGGACCTGGAATTCGGCGGACGTGCGAGATTGGCGGCAATCCAGCTATACGGTGGAGGGATTGCCGACGTTTACACGCTACCGGGTAAAGGTGGTGGCGTTGAATGAGCGCGGAGAAGCTAATTCCGGTCCGTGGGAAATTGAAGCGTACACCGGTGAGGACACACCGCTGGATGCACCGACCAATTTTACGCTGATCCAGGTGACGGGTCCGACAACAGCCATCCTTAGCTGGAATCCGGTTGATCCGAGCTCGCTGCGTGGTCACTTCAAGGGGTACAAGATTCAAACGTGGACTGAAGCGGATGGGGAGGAGAATCTGCGCGAAATACTTGTAACGGCCGATTCGAAGCAAGCGCTGGTGACGGATTTCATCCCGGATGCGACCAATTACGCTCGAATTCTTGCTTACAACGGTCGGTACAATGGACCGGCAAGCACGACGTTGTCGTTCGATACGCCGGAAGGTGTGCCGAATACAATCCAGGCGCTGGAAGCGTTCCCGCTCGGTTCGTCCGCTTTCTTGCTGCGGTGGAAGAAACCGCTGCAACCGAATGGTAAGCTGACCGGGTACCGGATCTACTACGAGGAGGTTAAGGGTACGACGGTTGGACCTCGCATGGAGCGTGAACCGCACATCTCCGATCCGGCAGTGCTGGAGGCGAAATTGGCACGCTTGAAGCCGGCTTCCAAGTATCGGATCCACGTGGTTGCTACAACCAAGGCTGGCGAAGGTCAAGA cCTTTACATCGAACGTGCAACATCGTCTGGGCTGGGTATGCCACCGGATGTGCCCAACTTCTACTGGGAAAATTTACCCTCGGATAATGGACTGGCCAATATTAAGGTTGTGTGGCAACCGTCTCTCGGCGGTAAACCCGGATCTCATTTCTATGTGAAGTATCGCGTCAAAGATGAATCGAGCTGGCAAACGACTGATCCCGAGCTGTACGAAAACTACCTGATCGTGCACGGCATCAATCCGGACCATCTGTATGAGTTCCGGGTCGTATCTGTTGATGGCGAATATCAGACGGAATCGGGCACACAGGAAGTCGACACCTACGGTATCC AAAGCTCAGTAAAGGTTCCGGGTGATAATATTGCGACGGCCGGCTGGTTTATCGGTATGATGCTTGCGATTGCCTTCCTGATACTGGTCCTGATCATCATTTGCATCGTGAAGCGTAACCGTGGCGGCAAGTATGATGTGCACGATCGCGAACTGGCGAATGGCCGCAACGACTACACCGAAGAGGGCGGATTCCCGGAGTACTCGCAACC TGTTTTACGTGATTACAGTTTGGACAATAAAAGCCAGGGCCGACAATCGCTGAACTCGCAAAAAGTAGGACCGGAAAGTGATACAGATTCCATGGCGGAATACGGTGAAGGTGATACAG AAGGTATGAATGAGGATGGATCCTTCATCGGGCAGTACGGACGGAAGGGTGGCAAAAATGCGGATAGCAATTCGCAGGCGTTCGCAACActagtttag
- the LOC126567201 gene encoding neuroglian isoform X4 produces the protein MWTTHHRTGHGAGGRRRCSTAQLLLAAAIVLMLNVLTVHSLIHSPPRIIKQPPPDEMLFQVAQQGESDKPFLIECEAEGEPTPKYRWIKNGKKFEWQTYDDRMSQQPGRGTLVITSPRDEDLGQYQCFAENEHGTATSNSVFVRKAELNSFKDGSPQTVQADEGKPFKLVCQPPDGWPKPNVYWMIQNMDGGIRSINNSRMTLDPEGNLWFSNVTRDDESNDFFYACAASSVFRSEYKIGNRVLLQVRQTGISAAQNRHAPQRQYVSRKNEVALKGKQIELFCIYGGTPLPETVWTKNGRAIIWNDKIQQDNYGKSLKIRRVSSEDAGAYTCEVSNGVGNADSYSINLAVNAIPYFTVEPESVNAAEGEFAEFKCEAAGNPKPNIMWIHNGKPIDVSYANARRIIRTNSIYISKLQKSDTGNYGCNATNSLGYVYKDVYLNVLALAPEITDPPKREFTVDQRNVTMTCRVFGAPKPEVKWLRNDRELTGGRYQTMSSGDLFIRDVKFDDAGEYKCYAFNTLGSKTASGELIVKERTVINDPPQDYEAEAGTTVTFRCNAIADSSLELTIEWLTKGEIIDFENQPRFIRTSDNSLMISKTIELDTGTYTCLARTDLDEVMANATLTVMDRPNPPTLTSVTCKGKVAKIEWVSNGDNRSPILNYIIEYNTSFTPDTYDVLSDEVPGTDFAWVVNTTPWNNYTYRVIAVNKIGRSLPSGHSEVCSTPTSVPYKNPDNLEGEGTTPNNLVIKWRPLAQVDHNAPGLQYRVYWRRDIPSGTWNSADVRDWRQSSYTVEGLPTFTRYRVKVVALNERGEANSGPWEIEAYTGEDTPLDAPTNFTLIQVTGPTTAILSWNPVDPSSLRGHFKGYKIQTWTEADGEENLREILVTADSKQALVTDFIPDATNYARILAYNGRYNGPASTTLSFDTPEGVPNTIQALEAFPLGSSAFLLRWKKPLQPNGKLTGYRIYYEEVKGTTVGPRMEREPHISDPAVLEAKLARLKPASKYRIHVVATTKAGEGQDLYIERATSSGLGMPPDVPNFYWENLPSDNGLANIKVVWQPSLGGKPGSHFYVKYRVKDESSWQTTDPELYENYLIVHGINPDHLYEFRVVSVDGEYQTESGTQEVDTYGIQSSVKVPGDNIATAGWFIGMMLAIAFLILVLIIICIVKRNRGGKYDVHDRELANGRNDYTEEGGFPEYSQPRYE, from the exons ATATCGCTGGATCAAGAACGGTAAAAAGTTCGAATGGCAAACGTACGACGACCGGATGTCGCAACAACCGGGGCGTGGTACGCTCGTCATTACGTCACCGCGCGACGAAGATCTTGGACAGTATCAATGTTTCGCCGAAAACGAGCACGGTACCGCAACGTCCAACTCGGTGTTTGTGCGCAAGGCTGAGCTGAACTCGTTCAAGGACGGTTCGCCCCAGACGGTCCAGGCGGACGAGGGTAAACCGTTCAAGCTCGTGTGCCAACCACCGGACGGTTGGCCAAAGCCGAACGTGTACTGGATGATCCAGAACATGGATGGCGGTATCCGGAGCATTAACAATTCTCGCATGACACTCGACCCGGAAGGTAATCTGTGGTTTTCGAACGTTACACGTGACGACGAGTCAAACGATTTCTTTTACGCGTGTGCCGCTTCGTCCGTGTTTCGAAGCGAGTACAAAATCGGTAACCGGGTGTTGCTGCAGGTACGCCAGACCGGTATTTCGGCGGCACAGAACCGGCACGCACCGCAGCGCCAGTACGTTTCGCGTAAGAACGAGGTCGCACTGAAGGGCAAACAGATCGAGCTGTTCTGTATCTACGGTGGTACACCGCTGCCCGAGACGGTGTGGACGAAGAATGGGCGCGCGATCATCTGGAACGACAAGATCCAGCAGGATAACTACGGCAAGTCACTCAAGATACGGCGTGTCTCGTCGGAGGACGCGGGTGCGTACACGTGCGAGGTATCGAACGGTGTCGGCAATGCGGACTCGTACTCGATCAATCTGGCGGTAAATGCGATACCGTACTTCACAGTCGAGCCGGAAAGTGTAAATGCGGCCGAGGGTGAATTTGCCGAATTTAAGTGCGAGGCAGCCGGTAATCCGAAGCCCAACATTATGTGGATCCACAATGGTAAGCCGATCGATGTGAGCTACGCTAATGCGCGCCGCATCATCCGTACGAACAGTATTTACATCAGCAAGCTGCAGAAGAGCGACACCGGTAACTACGGTTGTAACGCAACCAACTCGCTCGGCTACGTGTACAAGGATGTGTATCTGAACGTGTTGGCACTGGCACCTGAGATAACGGATCCGCCGAAGCGTGAGTTTACCGTCGACCAACGGAACGTGACGATGACGTGCCGAGTGTTCGGTGCCCCGAAACCGGAAGTCAAGTGGTTGAGAAACGATCGGGAACTAACGGGCGGACGGTACCAGACGATGTCCAGCGGTGATCTTTTCATACGGGACGTAAAGTTTGACGATGCGGGCGAGTACAAGTGTTACGCGTTCAATACGCTCGGCAGCAAGACGGCATCGGGCGAGCTGATCGTGAAGGAGCGCACGGTGATCAATGATCCGCCGCAGGATTACGAAGCGGAGGCTGGCACAACGGTCACATTCCGCTGTAACGCCATCGCCGACTCGTCGCTCGAGCTGACGATCGAGTGGCTTACGAAGGGTGAGAtaattgattttgaaaatcAACCACGCTTCATCCGAACTTCCGACAACTCGCTGATGATTTCGAAAACGATTGAGCTGGACACGGGTACCTACACCTGTTTGGCACGTACCGATCTGGATGAAGTGATGGCAAACGCAACGCTTACGGTAATGGACCGACCGAATCCACCCACCCTGACCAGTGTGACGTGTAAGGGTAAGGTGGCGAAAATCGAATGGGTATCAAATGGAGATAATCGTTCCCCTATCCTGAACTATATCATTGAGTACAACACGAGCTTCACACCCGACACGTACGATGTCCTGTCGGACGAGGTACCCGGTACGGACTTTGCCTGGGTAGTGAACACGACGCCTTGGAACAACTACACCTACCGGGTGATTGCGGTGAACAAGATCGGTCGCTCGCTACCATCCGGCCACAGTGAGGTGTGCAGCACGCCCACCAGCGTACCGTACAAGAATCCCGACAATCTCGAGGGCGAAGGTACGACGCCGAACAATCTCGTCATAAAATGGCGCCCGTTAGCGCAGGTGGATCATAATGCGCCTGGCTTACAGTATCGAGTGTACTGGCGTAGGGACATACCGAGCGGGACCTGGAATTCGGCGGACGTGCGAGATTGGCGGCAATCCAGCTATACGGTGGAGGGATTGCCGACGTTTACACGCTACCGGGTAAAGGTGGTGGCGTTGAATGAGCGCGGAGAAGCTAATTCCGGTCCGTGGGAAATTGAAGCGTACACCGGTGAGGACACACCGCTGGATGCACCGACCAATTTTACGCTGATCCAGGTGACGGGTCCGACAACAGCCATCCTTAGCTGGAATCCGGTTGATCCGAGCTCGCTGCGTGGTCACTTCAAGGGGTACAAGATTCAAACGTGGACTGAAGCGGATGGGGAGGAGAATCTGCGCGAAATACTTGTAACGGCCGATTCGAAGCAAGCGCTGGTGACGGATTTCATCCCGGATGCGACCAATTACGCTCGAATTCTTGCTTACAACGGTCGGTACAATGGACCGGCAAGCACGACGTTGTCGTTCGATACGCCGGAAGGTGTGCCGAATACAATCCAGGCGCTGGAAGCGTTCCCGCTCGGTTCGTCCGCTTTCTTGCTGCGGTGGAAGAAACCGCTGCAACCGAATGGTAAGCTGACCGGGTACCGGATCTACTACGAGGAGGTTAAGGGTACGACGGTTGGACCTCGCATGGAGCGTGAACCGCACATCTCCGATCCGGCAGTGCTGGAGGCGAAATTGGCACGCTTGAAGCCGGCTTCCAAGTATCGGATCCACGTGGTTGCTACAACCAAGGCTGGCGAAGGTCAAGA cCTTTACATCGAACGTGCAACATCGTCTGGGCTGGGTATGCCACCGGATGTGCCCAACTTCTACTGGGAAAATTTACCCTCGGATAATGGACTGGCCAATATTAAGGTTGTGTGGCAACCGTCTCTCGGCGGTAAACCCGGATCTCATTTCTATGTGAAGTATCGCGTCAAAGATGAATCGAGCTGGCAAACGACTGATCCCGAGCTGTACGAAAACTACCTGATCGTGCACGGCATCAATCCGGACCATCTGTATGAGTTCCGGGTCGTATCTGTTGATGGCGAATATCAGACGGAATCGGGCACACAGGAAGTCGACACCTACGGTATCC AAAGCTCAGTAAAGGTTCCGGGTGATAATATTGCGACGGCCGGCTGGTTTATCGGTATGATGCTTGCGATTGCCTTCCTGATACTGGTCCTGATCATCATTTGCATCGTGAAGCGTAACCGTGGCGGCAAGTATGATGTGCACGATCGCGAACTGGCGAATGGCCGCAACGACTACACCGAAGAGGGCGGATTCCCGGAGTACTCGCAACC AAGGTATGAATGA
- the LOC126567201 gene encoding neuroglian isoform X1: protein MWTTHHRTGHGAGGRRRCSTAQLLLAAAIVLMLNVLTVHSLIHSPPRIIKQPPPDEMLFQVAQQGESDKPFLIECEAEGEPTPKYRWIKNGKKFEWQTYDDRMSQQPGRGTLVITSPRDEDLGQYQCFAENEHGTATSNSVFVRKAELNSFKDGSPQTVQADEGKPFKLVCQPPDGWPKPNVYWMIQNMDGGIRSINNSRMTLDPEGNLWFSNVTRDDESNDFFYACAASSVFRSEYKIGNRVLLQVRQTGISAAQNRHAPQRQYVSRKNEVALKGKQIELFCIYGGTPLPETVWTKNGRAIIWNDKIQQDNYGKSLKIRRVSSEDAGAYTCEVSNGVGNADSYSINLAVNAIPYFTVEPESVNAAEGEFAEFKCEAAGNPKPNIMWIHNGKPIDVSYANARRIIRTNSIYISKLQKSDTGNYGCNATNSLGYVYKDVYLNVLALAPEITDPPKREFTVDQRNVTMTCRVFGAPKPEVKWLRNDRELTGGRYQTMSSGDLFIRDVKFDDAGEYKCYAFNTLGSKTASGELIVKERTVINDPPQDYEAEAGTTVTFRCNAIADSSLELTIEWLTKGEIIDFENQPRFIRTSDNSLMISKTIELDTGTYTCLARTDLDEVMANATLTVMDRPNPPTLTSVTCKGKVAKIEWVSNGDNRSPILNYIIEYNTSFTPDTYDVLSDEVPGTDFAWVVNTTPWNNYTYRVIAVNKIGRSLPSGHSEVCSTPTSVPYKNPDNLEGEGTTPNNLVIKWRPLAQVDHNAPGLQYRVYWRRDIPSGTWNSADVRDWRQSSYTVEGLPTFTRYRVKVVALNERGEANSGPWEIEAYTGEDTPLDAPTNFTLIQVTGPTTAILSWNPVDPSSLRGHFKGYKIQTWTEADGEENLREILVTADSKQALVTDFIPDATNYARILAYNGRYNGPASTTLSFDTPEGVPNTIQALEAFPLGSSAFLLRWKKPLQPNGKLTGYRIYYEEVKGTTVGPRMEREPHISDPAVLEAKLARLKPASKYRIHVVATTKAGEGQDLYIERATSSGLGMPPDVPNFYWENLPSDNGLANIKVVWQPSLGGKPGSHFYVKYRVKDESSWQTTDPELYENYLIVHGINPDHLYEFRVVSVDGEYQTESGTQEVDTYGIQSSVKVPGDNIATAGWFIGMMLAIAFLILVLIIICIVKRNRGGKYDVHDRELANGRNDYTEEGGFPEYSQPVLRDYSLDNKSQGRQSLNSQKVGPESDTDSMAEYGEGDTGGQFTEDGSFIGQYVPGKPPVSAQSTPQNPSLQGANAGMATYV, encoded by the exons ATATCGCTGGATCAAGAACGGTAAAAAGTTCGAATGGCAAACGTACGACGACCGGATGTCGCAACAACCGGGGCGTGGTACGCTCGTCATTACGTCACCGCGCGACGAAGATCTTGGACAGTATCAATGTTTCGCCGAAAACGAGCACGGTACCGCAACGTCCAACTCGGTGTTTGTGCGCAAGGCTGAGCTGAACTCGTTCAAGGACGGTTCGCCCCAGACGGTCCAGGCGGACGAGGGTAAACCGTTCAAGCTCGTGTGCCAACCACCGGACGGTTGGCCAAAGCCGAACGTGTACTGGATGATCCAGAACATGGATGGCGGTATCCGGAGCATTAACAATTCTCGCATGACACTCGACCCGGAAGGTAATCTGTGGTTTTCGAACGTTACACGTGACGACGAGTCAAACGATTTCTTTTACGCGTGTGCCGCTTCGTCCGTGTTTCGAAGCGAGTACAAAATCGGTAACCGGGTGTTGCTGCAGGTACGCCAGACCGGTATTTCGGCGGCACAGAACCGGCACGCACCGCAGCGCCAGTACGTTTCGCGTAAGAACGAGGTCGCACTGAAGGGCAAACAGATCGAGCTGTTCTGTATCTACGGTGGTACACCGCTGCCCGAGACGGTGTGGACGAAGAATGGGCGCGCGATCATCTGGAACGACAAGATCCAGCAGGATAACTACGGCAAGTCACTCAAGATACGGCGTGTCTCGTCGGAGGACGCGGGTGCGTACACGTGCGAGGTATCGAACGGTGTCGGCAATGCGGACTCGTACTCGATCAATCTGGCGGTAAATGCGATACCGTACTTCACAGTCGAGCCGGAAAGTGTAAATGCGGCCGAGGGTGAATTTGCCGAATTTAAGTGCGAGGCAGCCGGTAATCCGAAGCCCAACATTATGTGGATCCACAATGGTAAGCCGATCGATGTGAGCTACGCTAATGCGCGCCGCATCATCCGTACGAACAGTATTTACATCAGCAAGCTGCAGAAGAGCGACACCGGTAACTACGGTTGTAACGCAACCAACTCGCTCGGCTACGTGTACAAGGATGTGTATCTGAACGTGTTGGCACTGGCACCTGAGATAACGGATCCGCCGAAGCGTGAGTTTACCGTCGACCAACGGAACGTGACGATGACGTGCCGAGTGTTCGGTGCCCCGAAACCGGAAGTCAAGTGGTTGAGAAACGATCGGGAACTAACGGGCGGACGGTACCAGACGATGTCCAGCGGTGATCTTTTCATACGGGACGTAAAGTTTGACGATGCGGGCGAGTACAAGTGTTACGCGTTCAATACGCTCGGCAGCAAGACGGCATCGGGCGAGCTGATCGTGAAGGAGCGCACGGTGATCAATGATCCGCCGCAGGATTACGAAGCGGAGGCTGGCACAACGGTCACATTCCGCTGTAACGCCATCGCCGACTCGTCGCTCGAGCTGACGATCGAGTGGCTTACGAAGGGTGAGAtaattgattttgaaaatcAACCACGCTTCATCCGAACTTCCGACAACTCGCTGATGATTTCGAAAACGATTGAGCTGGACACGGGTACCTACACCTGTTTGGCACGTACCGATCTGGATGAAGTGATGGCAAACGCAACGCTTACGGTAATGGACCGACCGAATCCACCCACCCTGACCAGTGTGACGTGTAAGGGTAAGGTGGCGAAAATCGAATGGGTATCAAATGGAGATAATCGTTCCCCTATCCTGAACTATATCATTGAGTACAACACGAGCTTCACACCCGACACGTACGATGTCCTGTCGGACGAGGTACCCGGTACGGACTTTGCCTGGGTAGTGAACACGACGCCTTGGAACAACTACACCTACCGGGTGATTGCGGTGAACAAGATCGGTCGCTCGCTACCATCCGGCCACAGTGAGGTGTGCAGCACGCCCACCAGCGTACCGTACAAGAATCCCGACAATCTCGAGGGCGAAGGTACGACGCCGAACAATCTCGTCATAAAATGGCGCCCGTTAGCGCAGGTGGATCATAATGCGCCTGGCTTACAGTATCGAGTGTACTGGCGTAGGGACATACCGAGCGGGACCTGGAATTCGGCGGACGTGCGAGATTGGCGGCAATCCAGCTATACGGTGGAGGGATTGCCGACGTTTACACGCTACCGGGTAAAGGTGGTGGCGTTGAATGAGCGCGGAGAAGCTAATTCCGGTCCGTGGGAAATTGAAGCGTACACCGGTGAGGACACACCGCTGGATGCACCGACCAATTTTACGCTGATCCAGGTGACGGGTCCGACAACAGCCATCCTTAGCTGGAATCCGGTTGATCCGAGCTCGCTGCGTGGTCACTTCAAGGGGTACAAGATTCAAACGTGGACTGAAGCGGATGGGGAGGAGAATCTGCGCGAAATACTTGTAACGGCCGATTCGAAGCAAGCGCTGGTGACGGATTTCATCCCGGATGCGACCAATTACGCTCGAATTCTTGCTTACAACGGTCGGTACAATGGACCGGCAAGCACGACGTTGTCGTTCGATACGCCGGAAGGTGTGCCGAATACAATCCAGGCGCTGGAAGCGTTCCCGCTCGGTTCGTCCGCTTTCTTGCTGCGGTGGAAGAAACCGCTGCAACCGAATGGTAAGCTGACCGGGTACCGGATCTACTACGAGGAGGTTAAGGGTACGACGGTTGGACCTCGCATGGAGCGTGAACCGCACATCTCCGATCCGGCAGTGCTGGAGGCGAAATTGGCACGCTTGAAGCCGGCTTCCAAGTATCGGATCCACGTGGTTGCTACAACCAAGGCTGGCGAAGGTCAAGA cCTTTACATCGAACGTGCAACATCGTCTGGGCTGGGTATGCCACCGGATGTGCCCAACTTCTACTGGGAAAATTTACCCTCGGATAATGGACTGGCCAATATTAAGGTTGTGTGGCAACCGTCTCTCGGCGGTAAACCCGGATCTCATTTCTATGTGAAGTATCGCGTCAAAGATGAATCGAGCTGGCAAACGACTGATCCCGAGCTGTACGAAAACTACCTGATCGTGCACGGCATCAATCCGGACCATCTGTATGAGTTCCGGGTCGTATCTGTTGATGGCGAATATCAGACGGAATCGGGCACACAGGAAGTCGACACCTACGGTATCC AAAGCTCAGTAAAGGTTCCGGGTGATAATATTGCGACGGCCGGCTGGTTTATCGGTATGATGCTTGCGATTGCCTTCCTGATACTGGTCCTGATCATCATTTGCATCGTGAAGCGTAACCGTGGCGGCAAGTATGATGTGCACGATCGCGAACTGGCGAATGGCCGCAACGACTACACCGAAGAGGGCGGATTCCCGGAGTACTCGCAACC TGTTTTACGTGATTACAGTTTGGACAATAAAAGCCAGGGCCGACAATCGCTGAACTCGCAAAAAGTAGGACCGGAAAGTGATACAGATTCCATGGCGGAATACGGTGAAGGTGATACAG GTGGTCAATTTACGGAAGATGGCTCCTTTATTGGACAGTACGTACCGGGCAAACCACCAGTTAGTGCACAGTCGACACCGCAGAATCCATCGCTACAGGGCGCTAATGCTGGCATGGCAACGTACGTCTAA